A single region of the Methanobrevibacter ruminantium genome encodes:
- a CDS encoding flavin reductase family protein, with amino-acid sequence MSGKVNLKPRTMMYPSPAVIASAYDEYGKADACTLAFAAMCSHQPPAVMIAINSTAKRKTLKSILEREEFVLGFPTVDQVAETDYIGMASGYDVDKLEKVGFTTTKAKEVNAPIINEMK; translated from the coding sequence ATGTCAGGAAAAGTCAATTTAAAACCAAGGACAATGATGTATCCCTCTCCTGCAGTAATAGCTTCCGCTTATGACGAATATGGGAAAGCTGATGCATGTACACTTGCATTTGCTGCAATGTGCAGCCATCAACCTCCGGCAGTGATGATTGCAATCAATTCAACTGCTAAACGAAAAACACTTAAAAGCATATTGGAAAGAGAAGAGTTTGTTTTAGGTTTTCCAACAGTAGATCAAGTTGCAGAGACAGATTATATTGGAATGGCATCAGGATACGATGTGGATAAACTTGAAAAGGTAGGTTTCACCACTACCAAAGCTAAAGAAGTCAATGCACCAATCATAAATGAAATGAAATGA
- a CDS encoding glutamate--cysteine ligase, protein MDRIFNLSQLHKNASSEDLKQGSFGIEWEGLRVRENGELSLSPHSEIFGNKLSNPYITTDFSESQIEIITPTFDTIDEAFSFFSFMSDLVNSSLDDDEFLWFQSLPCILPDSSEIPIAKYKGRELAEESMEYRKGLAKKYGLRKQLISGIHFNFSFKEELIEKLYENLDISEIESDEDSRISYKEFKNRLYLKISRNYLRYVWLIIYLTGCSVAAHNTFTPECTKLMENSDNRGGVYSERGPSFRNASCGYKNLEHLYPSYNSVDEFARDVQSFIDEGRLSQAKELYTQIRLKPKDPSDVLLSLKNDGIKYLEVRTLDINPFYKCGLTKKDMDFLHLFLIYTLIAEESDYENWQEEALYNEEMTAESAYDYNMKLLKDGEEISLEEWGLRILDEIDDMCRTLGIGSRSLIDSMRQRIVDPSLTYGKGLIRLIKEEGYIDSQIKLFKINKITSKYLLENTDLLDDERFKDYVPIALQGAEK, encoded by the coding sequence ATGGATAGGATATTCAATTTATCTCAATTGCATAAGAATGCAAGTTCAGAGGACTTAAAACAAGGCTCTTTTGGTATAGAGTGGGAAGGATTAAGAGTTCGTGAAAATGGAGAGCTCTCACTTAGTCCACACTCTGAAATATTTGGAAACAAATTATCAAATCCTTACATAACAACAGATTTCTCAGAAAGCCAAATAGAGATCATCACTCCAACATTTGATACAATCGATGAAGCCTTTTCATTCTTCTCATTCATGTCAGATTTGGTCAACAGCTCTTTGGATGATGATGAGTTCTTATGGTTCCAGTCATTGCCTTGCATCCTTCCGGATTCAAGCGAAATTCCAATTGCAAAATATAAAGGCAGAGAATTAGCAGAAGAGTCAATGGAATATAGAAAAGGATTGGCTAAAAAATATGGTCTTAGAAAGCAATTGATTTCAGGCATTCATTTTAACTTTTCATTTAAGGAAGAACTGATAGAAAAATTATATGAGAATTTGGATATCAGTGAGATTGAGAGTGATGAGGATTCAAGGATTTCCTATAAGGAATTTAAGAATAGGCTTTATCTAAAGATATCAAGAAATTACCTTCGTTATGTTTGGCTTATAATTTACCTTACAGGATGTTCTGTTGCAGCTCACAATACCTTCACTCCAGAATGTACGAAATTGATGGAAAATAGCGATAATCGTGGGGGAGTTTATAGTGAAAGAGGTCCTTCATTTAGGAATGCATCATGTGGGTATAAGAATTTAGAGCATTTATATCCTAGTTACAATTCTGTAGATGAATTTGCTAGGGATGTTCAGTCTTTCATTGATGAAGGCCGTTTATCCCAAGCTAAGGAGTTATATACTCAAATCAGATTAAAGCCTAAAGACCCAAGTGATGTCCTTTTGTCCTTGAAAAATGATGGAATCAAGTATCTTGAGGTCAGAACTTTAGACATCAATCCATTTTATAAATGTGGATTGACAAAAAAAGATATGGATTTTCTCCATTTATTCCTAATTTATACATTGATTGCTGAAGAGTCAGATTATGAAAATTGGCAAGAGGAAGCTCTTTACAATGAGGAAATGACTGCTGAATCTGCATATGATTATAATATGAAATTGCTTAAAGATGGTGAGGAAATCAGTTTGGAAGAGTGGGGATTGAGAATTCTTGATGAAATTGATGATATGTGCAGAACATTAGGAATTGGCAGTCGTTCACTTATTGATTCAATGAGGCAAAGGATTGTAGATCCTTCCTTGACATATGGAAAGGGTCTCATTAGATTGATTAAAGAAGAAGGTTATATCGATAGCCAAATAAAATTGTTTAAAATCAATAAGATAACAAGCAAGTATCTTTTGGAAAATACAGACTTGTTGGATGATGAACGGTTTAAGGATTATGTTCCTATTGCTCTTCAAGGGGCTGAAAAATAG